One window of Catonella massiliensis genomic DNA carries:
- a CDS encoding RNA-binding domain-containing protein, whose protein sequence is MAESQNIEYKESWRDEYLKWVCGFANAQGGTIYIGVHDDGRVVGVKNVKKLLEDIPNKIQAGLGIIADINKHTEDGLDYIEIKVEPSSFPISYHGEFHYRSGATKQQLTGIALSQFIMKKTGFRWEDVTVDNLTVEDLDEESFKIFRTEALKRKRMSEAELNVSNKELLEKLHLMSDGKLKRSAVLLFYKDPSVVQNGSFVKIGKFDVRGRVVYHHDLEESLIVNASKVIDLIYLMYLKAKITYEHDRRVETYPFAREAIREAVYNAIIHNCYMFGAPIQIRIEEDAMIISNSCILPDGWTLDSFMQPHRSQPYNPDMANVFYRAGYIENWGQGIQKICDECYELGTELPVYELNGTALRIHFKALPNALIDKTKELKSQSANLSGTLDGTLALKIIEAIKEDSSCTIDQISARTEIARRTLIRYMDILRKEGRIERIGGKRYGHWQINE, encoded by the coding sequence ATGGCAGAGAGCCAAAATATTGAATATAAAGAATCATGGCGTGACGAATACCTGAAATGGGTGTGCGGATTTGCCAATGCGCAAGGTGGCACTATCTATATTGGTGTGCATGATGATGGGAGAGTTGTAGGGGTTAAGAACGTAAAGAAACTGCTTGAAGATATTCCAAATAAGATTCAAGCTGGACTTGGAATTATTGCAGATATCAATAAGCATACCGAGGATGGACTTGATTATATTGAAATCAAAGTTGAGCCGAGTAGTTTTCCGATTAGTTATCACGGAGAATTTCATTACAGAAGCGGTGCTACAAAGCAGCAGTTGACTGGGATCGCACTGTCTCAGTTCATAATGAAAAAGACGGGGTTCCGCTGGGAAGATGTCACTGTTGACAATTTAACTGTAGAAGATTTGGATGAGGAAAGCTTTAAGATTTTTCGAACTGAAGCACTGAAAAGAAAGCGAATGAGCGAAGCAGAACTGAATGTTTCTAATAAAGAATTGCTTGAGAAATTGCACTTGATGTCTGATGGTAAGCTGAAACGCTCAGCTGTGCTGTTATTTTATAAGGATCCAAGCGTAGTTCAGAATGGCAGTTTTGTAAAGATTGGGAAATTTGATGTACGAGGACGAGTGGTCTATCACCACGATTTGGAGGAATCGCTGATTGTTAATGCGAGCAAAGTCATTGATCTGATTTATTTGATGTACCTGAAAGCTAAAATAACCTATGAGCATGACCGCCGTGTCGAAACATATCCATTCGCCCGGGAGGCCATCCGTGAAGCGGTTTATAATGCTATCATTCATAACTGCTACATGTTCGGAGCTCCGATTCAGATTCGCATTGAAGAGGACGCAATGATTATTAGTAATTCTTGTATTTTACCGGATGGTTGGACGCTGGATTCATTTATGCAGCCTCATCGTTCGCAACCTTATAATCCTGACATGGCAAATGTCTTTTATCGTGCTGGATATATTGAAAACTGGGGACAGGGTATTCAGAAGATCTGTGATGAATGTTATGAACTTGGTACAGAGCTTCCGGTTTATGAGCTGAACGGTACTGCGCTTCGGATACATTTCAAGGCACTCCCAAATGCGCTTATAGATAAAACTAAAGAGCTAAAGTCTCAAAGTGCCAATCTTAGTGGCACTTTGGATGGCACTTTGGCACTAAAGATTATTGAAGCAATAAAGGAAGACTCATCATGCACTATTGACCAGATTTCTGCAAGAACTGAAATAGCAAGAAGAACATTGATACGTTATATGGATATCTTGAGGAAAGAAGGCCGTATAGAACGCATTGGTGGCAAGCGTTATGGGCATTGGCAAATCAACGAATAA
- a CDS encoding ATP-binding protein produces the protein MAQEELQVTFDINTIDHLGVKLYSTIPPMIAELVSNAWDADASNVYINFNNEGEKTITVSDDGTGMTFSELNEHFLKVGRNRRVEMHKDETEGGRKVLGKKGLGKLSMFGIGKKITISTIKSGIKNTFVMDYKQLKDCEGNVYKPSVIDYCVETDEKNGTSFLIEQLSRKSDFDIERLYRNLQTRFHIYSDKFVVHINDDEKYKIKSNDIPDDKFQFVWRYPEDFEKDFDTEIDKFKDLFEFGKEKGVHGKIYTSQTPLNKAVQGIVLFSRGKLVQEHSTFDDRANDNFFQYMSGYFDVDFIDSSFEVDNCSTDRKSLAWDIDENEELYKLKELLKKLVSVSQKKWREERKAEKKKKVSSHGHNVDEWIKTLNPAEKTLAKKLTDAIIDNDDINEETAAEYIGCIKDMYSFEGFKQFTAELDELQELDNEHAIRLLTDWNNIEAKEYAKITIGRIKTIEQFEKFIKDNASERDIIQKFLEEFPWLLDPKMSKFEREITYTNLLKRNFSDETDLPDSNRRLDFLCTNSAGVIHIIELKRPRIRLKTKEIQQISEYVEFIETQFPQTQGHVKGFLISDNMTYEPGAEKVRKGLESVDIFVKSYSDLLAEARRYNDDLYRMYENISSKKNENVGE, from the coding sequence ATGGCGCAGGAAGAATTACAAGTAACATTTGATATAAATACGATAGATCATTTAGGGGTGAAACTTTATTCGACAATTCCACCAATGATTGCTGAGCTTGTATCTAATGCTTGGGATGCCGATGCAAGTAATGTATATATAAATTTCAATAACGAAGGTGAAAAGACAATTACGGTTTCAGATGATGGTACGGGTATGACTTTTTCTGAATTAAATGAGCATTTTCTGAAGGTCGGAAGAAATCGTAGGGTTGAAATGCATAAAGATGAAACTGAAGGTGGAAGAAAAGTATTGGGGAAAAAAGGATTGGGCAAATTATCTATGTTTGGAATTGGTAAAAAAATAACTATTTCTACTATTAAATCTGGAATCAAAAATACTTTTGTTATGGATTATAAGCAATTAAAAGATTGTGAAGGCAATGTATACAAACCTTCTGTCATAGACTATTGTGTTGAAACTGATGAAAAGAATGGAACATCATTCCTAATTGAGCAATTATCAAGAAAGTCAGACTTTGATATCGAGAGATTATACAGGAACTTGCAGACTAGATTTCATATTTATTCGGATAAATTTGTGGTACATATAAACGATGATGAAAAATATAAAATTAAGTCAAATGATATTCCAGATGATAAATTCCAGTTTGTGTGGAGATATCCAGAAGACTTTGAAAAGGATTTTGATACGGAAATTGATAAGTTTAAGGATTTATTTGAGTTTGGGAAAGAGAAGGGAGTACATGGTAAAATCTATACTTCTCAAACACCATTAAATAAGGCCGTACAAGGAATCGTTTTGTTTTCGAGAGGAAAGCTTGTTCAGGAACATAGCACATTTGATGACAGAGCAAATGACAATTTTTTTCAATATATGTCAGGGTATTTTGATGTTGATTTTATTGATAGTAGTTTTGAAGTAGACAACTGTTCTACAGATAGAAAATCACTTGCCTGGGATATAGATGAAAATGAAGAATTATATAAATTGAAGGAACTTTTAAAAAAACTTGTGTCTGTGTCTCAAAAGAAGTGGAGAGAAGAAAGAAAAGCAGAAAAGAAAAAGAAGGTTTCTTCTCATGGACATAATGTTGATGAATGGATAAAAACTTTAAATCCAGCAGAAAAAACATTAGCTAAAAAACTAACCGATGCAATTATTGACAATGATGATATAAATGAAGAGACTGCGGCAGAATATATTGGCTGTATTAAAGATATGTACAGTTTTGAGGGTTTTAAACAATTCACAGCTGAATTAGATGAACTTCAGGAATTAGATAATGAACATGCTATAAGGTTGCTAACAGACTGGAATAACATAGAAGCTAAAGAGTATGCTAAGATAACAATTGGCAGAATAAAAACTATTGAACAGTTTGAGAAATTTATTAAAGATAATGCATCGGAACGGGATATAATCCAGAAATTCTTGGAAGAATTTCCATGGTTATTAGATCCCAAGATGTCTAAATTTGAAAGAGAAATAACTTATACAAATTTGTTGAAACGAAATTTCTCTGATGAAACTGATCTTCCAGACAGTAACAGAAGATTGGACTTTTTGTGTACCAATAGTGCGGGAGTTATTCATATTATTGAATTAAAGAGACCAAGAATCAGACTGAAAACAAAGGAAATACAACAGATTTCTGAATATGTAGAATTCATTGAGACACAATTTCCACAAACACAGGGTCATGTTAAGGGATTCTTAATATCGGATAATATGACATATGAACCGGGAGCAGAAAAGGTTCGAAAAGGATTAGAGTCTGTTGATATTTTCGTGAAATCTTATTCTGATTTATTGGCTGAAGCAAGAAGATATAATGATGATTTGTACAGAATGTATGAAAATATATCAAGCAAGAAAAATGAAAATGTTGGTGAATAA
- the drmA gene encoding DISARM system helicase DrmA — translation MANIRDFKHAIVRQKILEAVRKDLIGPSYANEELKEIPTSSYITGMLYPADTAVTEDENYYDVEFTEKKFDADGESMEAGIFEDDEPEDRIKGGFQKPSSIGVSFYVPDDVEKINAYINWGKYYAEQVQGEVVDGTLEEDAENKKKKKHTVYIREQMNDVVEIDFNQISHSKQIPLESNGNIYIYVMKMQLDNGYKMVSVYLHNNDKSNCDEKEYEKVMFQVEILIADDLMSPIFVPEYICRKVELEDEYYYKGRPVYARGRGCAATWEKKEEDVNATAIKSSFIPDYEIPSVSAQIDDMPEHAFSMLQMGTPKNKVEVIENLRTLTAMYGSWITDILVNNEAMLDDKFKGMGCSIIDKCNDANRRMNAGIDLIERNDKAYQAFVFMNQAMYLQRSITSFSKDYGNGIPCSLRDYMTDIPEKGRKQDHSDWRPFQIAFILLNLYGIMDGESLERDIVDLLYFPTGGGKTEAYLGLIAFTIAYRRLTASDESEYEKDGGVTVFLRYTLRLLTTQQRDRLMRLIVAMEQLREKNQELYGKERISIGFWVGGNVTPNNFSDYSNTDQFKKKEFIRKLTKQIIKCPYCGKEITRGEYDINEKGKYVKIHCADDNCMFSLKTGRTIPVYLVDEEIYAKCPTVIISTVDKFARLPWSEKVGLLFGRTNRFCDRCGHIAIGEKHYGKHNADTKVGLEMAKVVECKPFYPPELIIQDELHLITGPLGTIYGGYETVVEEMCCIERNGKKIRPKYVVSTATIRNAGEQIKFLYGRNEFVQFPPSGFDTRDSFFIKEIPLPTDNLANVSEEKIEEMVNQGQKPFRKYAGICASGQSVKTTLTRLYSVILQTVLDIAKEPEYEDYIDPYYTLIGYFNSIRELGGAIRLLDDDIASRIRVVKNKYNSPEQRYLSFEGKKEITSRIPSYEISQILEKLAVAYDKNKEKQGCYDVVIATNMIAVGMDVDRLGLMSVVGQPKQNSEYIQATSRVGRQHPGIIFTVYNPYRPRDLSNYENFVGFHSQMYRYVEGTTATPFAARARDRVLHALVVSLFRLQVESMADNDGASRINEISDKQIKEIKDKILGRVKIIAPSSYVDTEKEIDEFINTWKSIAKDDKLSYFVHTIAGDKKRLLTYYGVYFGDKEKPTLNSMRDVEQSSTVFYWEGI, via the coding sequence ATGGCAAATATAAGAGATTTTAAACATGCTATTGTTCGTCAGAAGATACTAGAAGCAGTACGAAAGGACTTAATTGGACCTTCTTATGCGAACGAAGAATTGAAAGAAATTCCGACAAGCAGTTATATTACAGGAATGTTGTATCCTGCTGATACAGCTGTTACGGAAGACGAAAATTATTATGATGTGGAGTTTACGGAAAAGAAGTTCGATGCTGATGGAGAATCTATGGAGGCAGGAATTTTTGAAGATGATGAACCAGAGGATAGAATAAAAGGTGGTTTTCAAAAGCCGTCTTCTATAGGCGTGTCTTTCTATGTTCCAGACGATGTAGAGAAGATTAATGCTTATATTAATTGGGGCAAATATTATGCAGAGCAGGTACAGGGTGAAGTGGTTGATGGAACATTAGAGGAAGATGCTGAAAATAAGAAAAAGAAAAAACACACTGTATATATTCGTGAGCAGATGAATGATGTTGTGGAAATTGATTTTAATCAGATTAGTCACTCAAAGCAGATTCCACTTGAATCAAATGGAAACATCTATATCTATGTTATGAAGATGCAATTAGATAACGGATACAAGATGGTATCAGTTTATTTGCATAATAATGATAAGTCAAATTGTGATGAAAAAGAATATGAAAAAGTAATGTTTCAGGTAGAGATACTCATCGCAGATGATTTGATGAGTCCTATATTCGTACCGGAATATATCTGTAGAAAAGTAGAATTAGAGGATGAATATTACTATAAGGGCAGACCGGTTTATGCAAGAGGTAGAGGGTGTGCTGCTACTTGGGAAAAGAAAGAGGAAGATGTAAATGCTACTGCTATAAAATCTTCATTTATACCTGATTATGAAATACCTAGTGTAAGTGCACAGATAGATGATATGCCGGAGCATGCATTTTCTATGTTGCAGATGGGCACGCCAAAGAATAAAGTGGAGGTTATTGAAAATCTTCGTACATTGACAGCTATGTATGGAAGTTGGATTACAGACATATTGGTAAATAATGAAGCCATGCTAGACGATAAGTTTAAGGGCATGGGTTGCTCAATTATAGATAAATGCAATGATGCTAACCGTAGAATGAATGCAGGAATCGACTTAATCGAAAGAAATGACAAGGCTTATCAGGCTTTTGTATTTATGAATCAGGCAATGTATTTACAGAGGAGTATTACATCATTCTCAAAAGATTATGGTAATGGAATTCCTTGCAGCCTCAGAGATTATATGACGGATATACCTGAAAAGGGCAGAAAACAAGATCATAGTGACTGGAGACCATTCCAGATTGCTTTTATACTTTTGAATTTATATGGAATTATGGATGGAGAATCATTAGAGAGAGATATCGTTGATTTGCTATACTTTCCTACTGGTGGAGGAAAAACGGAAGCATATTTAGGATTAATTGCATTTACTATTGCATATAGAAGGTTGACTGCTTCAGATGAAAGTGAATATGAGAAAGACGGTGGTGTGACAGTATTTTTAAGATACACACTTCGTTTACTAACAACTCAGCAGAGAGATAGGTTGATGCGTCTTATTGTTGCGATGGAACAATTGCGCGAAAAGAATCAGGAGTTATATGGTAAGGAGAGAATCTCGATAGGATTTTGGGTTGGTGGTAATGTTACTCCTAACAATTTCAGTGATTATAGTAATACTGACCAATTTAAAAAGAAGGAGTTTATAAGAAAGCTTACAAAGCAGATTATTAAATGTCCATATTGTGGTAAGGAAATCACACGAGGTGAATATGACATCAATGAAAAAGGAAAGTATGTAAAAATACACTGTGCAGATGATAATTGTATGTTCTCATTAAAAACTGGGAGAACTATACCGGTATACCTTGTTGATGAGGAAATTTATGCAAAGTGTCCGACCGTGATTATTTCAACTGTAGATAAATTTGCGAGACTTCCATGGTCAGAGAAAGTTGGTTTGCTTTTTGGCAGGACAAATAGATTTTGTGATAGATGTGGACATATCGCTATTGGAGAGAAACATTATGGAAAACATAATGCAGATACAAAAGTAGGGTTAGAAATGGCTAAAGTAGTTGAGTGTAAACCATTTTATCCACCAGAGTTAATTATTCAAGATGAGTTGCATCTCATTACAGGTCCACTTGGAACAATTTATGGCGGTTATGAAACTGTAGTAGAAGAAATGTGCTGTATTGAGAGGAATGGAAAGAAGATTCGCCCTAAATATGTTGTTTCTACTGCGACCATTAGAAATGCCGGAGAGCAGATTAAGTTCCTTTATGGCAGAAATGAATTTGTTCAATTTCCACCAAGTGGATTTGATACTAGGGACTCATTTTTTATTAAAGAAATACCACTTCCAACAGATAACTTAGCTAATGTTTCAGAAGAAAAAATAGAAGAAATGGTTAATCAAGGACAAAAACCATTCCGTAAGTATGCTGGTATATGTGCAAGTGGGCAATCTGTTAAGACAACACTTACTCGTTTATATTCGGTTATTTTACAGACAGTATTGGATATAGCAAAAGAACCAGAGTATGAAGACTATATTGATCCATATTATACCTTAATAGGATACTTTAATAGTATAAGAGAACTTGGCGGTGCGATACGTCTTCTTGATGACGATATTGCAAGCCGTATTCGTGTTGTTAAGAATAAATATAATAGTCCGGAACAGAGATATCTTAGCTTTGAAGGGAAAAAGGAGATTACATCTCGTATTCCTTCATACGAGATTTCACAGATTCTTGAAAAATTAGCAGTTGCTTATGATAAAAACAAAGAAAAACAAGGTTGCTACGATGTTGTAATTGCAACCAATATGATAGCTGTAGGCATGGATGTTGACCGATTAGGACTTATGTCTGTTGTTGGTCAGCCAAAACAGAACTCGGAATATATCCAAGCAACAAGCCGAGTGGGACGTCAGCACCCTGGGATTATATTTACAGTTTACAATCCATATAGACCACGTGATTTATCCAACTATGAGAATTTTGTTGGTTTCCATTCACAGATGTATAGATATGTTGAAGGAACCACAGCAACACCATTTGCGGCTAGAGCACGAGATAGAGTATTACATGCATTGGTGGTTTCTTTATTTAGATTACAGGTTGAATCAATGGCAGATAATGATGGAGCTTCAAGGATTAATGAAATATCTGATAAACAGATTAAAGAAATTAAAGATAAGATTCTTGGGCGAGTTAAGATAATTGCGCCATCATCTTATGTAGATACTGAAAAGGAAATTGATGAATTTATTAATACTTGGAAGAGCATAGCAAAAGATGATAAGTTATCTTACTTTGTTCACACAATAGCAGGTGATAAGAAGAGATTACTGACATATTATGGCGTATATTTTGGAGATAAGGAGAAGCCTACTTTAAACTCTATGCGTGATGTTGAGCAATCATCGACAGTATTTTATTGGGAGGGTATCTGA
- the drmB gene encoding DUF1998 domain-containing protein has translation MNFYKKLGEVRPNQLITTYGPGSIMDAVNDSLTVLDIEYWDTNNIGKEIRDARLASYMKVRRFFMPKTGGKEDIPVISFPYYHVCSKGTCKFLFDMRDYFDIDQYKNNQGEVKCPKCGFPAYPSRFITVCEDGHMDDFPWRWWVHYGEESCKDDMYLKSMGNTSSLAELRVECKCGAKRVMSGAMQKEKFAGLCCSGNHPHRPGAKAKICKKSVVPSQRGASNVYFTVTRNAISIPPWTNPINDIMEAQRATIETLVEAMGEEAGLSFAYHKYFADKYAYEDFKAAYDRLSQNIKEITELKEMEYAAITHHEDVEYQHDVKYFKAEEVALSDSIKEYISRIVKIHRLREVRVLTGFTRLEAPEPEVDEQSHIVKLKSSSVEKWLPAVEINGEGIFIELSREKLNQWMHIESVKTRSDKYEKCYSAYCQKKGWENFKPRNAEYVLLHTLSHMLIKEMSMQSGYSSSALHERIYSSEDMCGILIYTGAADKEGSLGGLVELGGLNKFLPLLKGALENGLTCTTDPECFMKNPTSDRLNGAACHSCTMISETACENGNRLLDRALVVPVPEHEEMGYFRELVRDLCGIQV, from the coding sequence ATGAATTTTTATAAGAAATTGGGCGAAGTACGTCCAAATCAGTTAATAACTACATATGGACCAGGATCAATAATGGATGCTGTTAATGATTCATTAACAGTTTTAGATATTGAGTACTGGGATACTAATAATATTGGAAAAGAAATTAGAGATGCAAGATTGGCTAGTTATATGAAAGTGCGTAGATTTTTTATGCCAAAGACAGGTGGAAAAGAGGACATTCCAGTTATCTCCTTCCCCTATTACCATGTGTGTTCAAAAGGAACATGCAAGTTCTTGTTTGATATGAGGGACTACTTTGACATTGACCAGTATAAGAATAATCAAGGCGAAGTTAAGTGTCCTAAGTGTGGGTTCCCGGCATATCCTTCAAGATTTATAACAGTATGCGAAGATGGACATATGGACGATTTTCCTTGGAGATGGTGGGTACATTATGGCGAAGAAAGTTGTAAGGATGATATGTATCTAAAATCTATGGGTAATACCTCATCGCTTGCAGAACTTCGTGTGGAGTGTAAATGCGGCGCGAAGAGAGTTATGTCTGGTGCCATGCAAAAAGAGAAATTTGCAGGTTTGTGTTGTTCCGGTAATCATCCACATAGACCTGGAGCTAAAGCAAAAATATGTAAAAAGAGTGTTGTTCCTAGCCAGCGTGGTGCATCTAATGTGTACTTTACAGTTACAAGAAATGCTATATCAATTCCACCATGGACAAATCCTATTAATGATATTATGGAGGCGCAAAGAGCAACAATTGAGACCTTGGTAGAAGCTATGGGTGAAGAGGCGGGTCTTTCATTTGCATATCATAAGTACTTTGCAGATAAATATGCTTATGAAGATTTCAAGGCAGCATATGATAGATTAAGCCAAAATATCAAGGAAATTACTGAACTTAAAGAAATGGAATACGCAGCTATTACACATCATGAAGATGTAGAGTATCAGCATGATGTTAAGTATTTCAAGGCAGAAGAGGTGGCTTTGAGTGATAGTATAAAAGAGTATATTTCCAGAATTGTCAAAATACATAGATTACGTGAGGTAAGGGTTTTGACTGGATTTACAAGATTGGAAGCGCCAGAACCAGAGGTTGATGAGCAGTCGCATATAGTTAAGCTGAAGAGTTCATCTGTAGAGAAGTGGCTTCCGGCAGTTGAAATCAATGGTGAAGGCATATTCATAGAATTGAGCAGAGAAAAGCTGAACCAGTGGATGCATATTGAGAGTGTAAAAACACGTTCAGATAAATATGAGAAATGCTACTCTGCATATTGTCAGAAGAAGGGATGGGAAAACTTCAAACCAAGAAATGCAGAATATGTATTGCTGCATACACTTTCTCACATGCTAATCAAGGAAATGTCTATGCAGTCAGGATATTCGTCATCTGCGTTACATGAGCGCATATATAGTAGTGAGGATATGTGTGGTATATTAATTTATACAGGTGCAGCTGATAAGGAAGGTTCATTAGGAGGACTTGTTGAACTTGGTGGGTTGAATAAATTTTTACCATTATTAAAAGGTGCATTAGAAAATGGGCTAACTTGTACAACGGATCCAGAATGTTTTATGAAAAACCCAACAAGTGACAGATTAAATGGGGCTGCCTGCCATTCGTGCACTATGATTTCAGAAACTGCATGTGAGAATGGTAATAGACTTCTTGACAGAGCATTGGTAGTACCTGTGCCAGAACATGAAGAAATGGGATATTTCAGGGAACTGGTGAGAGATTTATGTGGAATACAAGTGTAA
- a CDS encoding HNH endonuclease — translation MRRLEMKYFNTYYFCSVIQYIIEDSDLDYVGTLAEFTELLSECKREDFPQESYLQSFVDFTVERILFEQNEYKASDIAAAIEADGYENVINNNHEVFYSHEYKYTIFELAIIHYQGCKEKMQDWIAKNVAPEEFDALDVAINYTNYLEGNYYDVINSIKNEVFYLLFQNRYFLMQFNVLISDIHPGKSERKNIPTWVKSAVKYRDKCKCVMFQKDLSGIMDVEEYRDKQFDHIVPLEVGGFNDVSNLQLMCSKCNQKKGIKTYTNNIYHFYYDN, via the coding sequence TTGAGAAGATTAGAAATGAAGTATTTTAATACATATTATTTTTGTTCTGTGATTCAATATATTATCGAGGATTCTGATTTAGATTATGTAGGAACGCTAGCTGAGTTTACGGAGCTGCTAAGTGAATGTAAAAGAGAAGATTTCCCGCAAGAATCATATCTTCAAAGCTTTGTTGATTTTACAGTGGAAAGAATTCTCTTTGAACAAAATGAGTATAAGGCATCAGATATAGCGGCTGCCATAGAAGCTGATGGATATGAAAATGTTATTAATAATAATCATGAGGTTTTTTACAGTCATGAATATAAATATACTATATTTGAATTGGCAATAATACATTATCAAGGTTGTAAAGAGAAGATGCAAGATTGGATTGCAAAGAATGTAGCACCAGAGGAGTTTGATGCATTGGATGTAGCAATAAATTACACTAATTATCTTGAAGGTAACTATTATGATGTTATTAACAGTATTAAGAATGAAGTGTTTTATTTATTGTTTCAAAATAGATACTTTTTGATGCAATTTAATGTTTTAATTTCAGATATTCATCCAGGTAAATCAGAAAGAAAAAATATACCGACTTGGGTAAAATCGGCGGTAAAATACCGAGACAAGTGCAAGTGTGTAATGTTCCAAAAAGACTTATCTGGAATAATGGATGTAGAAGAATATCGTGACAAACAGTTTGATCATATTGTTCCATTAGAAGTTGGCGGATTTAATGATGTTTCTAATTTACAGTTAATGTGCAGTAAGTGCAATCAAAAGAAAGGGATAAAGACATATACAAATAATATATATCATTTTTATTATGATAATTAG
- a CDS encoding phospholipase D-like domain-containing protein, whose protein sequence is MWNTSVKIEYIAGLIADALENYSVNGVNAQFNQVIVELRNHFTNCSEEEITDIISLCMKMYSSRKIEHADLVLTAPDSFRVKTLRTKDTMRMLIENTEKSLTITGYSISDYFAEMLDAIIKKSQQGIYVRMYVNDIEKQKEALDRLMAYRSRFLQVYEYQKQEDDKMAALHAKLIVSDVKKSLVSSANLSYHGMQGNIEMGFLIESHDKAKQIEEVMKEMVRMKVFSRLRE, encoded by the coding sequence ATGTGGAATACAAGTGTAAAGATTGAATATATTGCAGGGCTAATTGCAGATGCACTTGAGAATTACTCCGTAAATGGAGTGAATGCGCAGTTTAACCAGGTAATTGTAGAACTTAGGAATCATTTTACTAACTGTTCCGAAGAAGAAATTACAGATATAATCAGCCTCTGTATGAAGATGTATTCATCAAGGAAAATTGAACATGCAGACCTTGTTCTTACTGCACCAGATTCATTCCGAGTAAAAACATTAAGAACAAAAGATACTATGCGAATGCTGATAGAGAATACAGAAAAGAGTCTTACTATAACTGGATACTCAATTTCAGATTATTTTGCAGAAATGCTAGATGCCATTATCAAGAAAAGCCAGCAGGGTATATATGTTCGAATGTATGTAAATGATATTGAAAAGCAGAAGGAAGCTCTTGATAGATTGATGGCGTATCGTTCTCGGTTTTTACAGGTATATGAATATCAGAAACAGGAAGATGACAAAATGGCAGCCTTACATGCGAAGCTTATCGTATCAGATGTGAAGAAATCATTGGTGTCATCTGCAAACCTCTCATATCATGGAATGCAAGGGAATATTGAGATGGGATTCTTGATTGAGTCTCATGATAAGGCAAAGCAAATAGAAGAGGTTATGAAGGAAATGGTGAGGATGAAGGTATTCAGTAGATTGAGAGAGTAG